From the Methanobacterium sp. genome, one window contains:
- a CDS encoding alanine--tRNA ligase-related protein codes for MSRQLEELGYTKKTCITCGNDFWSIGDRKTCGDAPCDEYTFIGNPATDKKFDLYEIQKTFTEFFAQNGHTPINRYPVLAKRWRDDVFLVGASIYDFQPWVTSGAVDPPANPLVIAQPSIRLNDVDNVGRTGRHMTCFTMGGHHAFNTEEEQIYWEDETVKYCHDFIKYIGIDPEEITFIESWWEGGGNAGPCYEICVRGVELATLVFIKYKTLP; via the coding sequence ATGTCCCGCCAGCTTGAAGAACTTGGATATACTAAAAAAACATGTATTACTTGTGGAAATGATTTCTGGTCTATAGGAGATAGAAAAACATGTGGGGATGCGCCCTGCGATGAATATACTTTTATTGGGAATCCGGCTACAGATAAAAAATTTGATCTTTATGAAATTCAGAAAACGTTTACTGAATTTTTTGCCCAAAATGGCCACACCCCAATAAACAGGTATCCAGTTCTTGCAAAAAGATGGAGAGACGATGTTTTTTTAGTAGGGGCATCCATTTACGATTTTCAACCGTGGGTAACATCAGGAGCAGTAGACCCACCTGCAAACCCACTGGTAATAGCACAACCATCTATCAGGCTTAATGACGTGGATAATGTCGGAAGGACCGGCAGACACATGACCTGTTTTACAATGGGTGGACATCATGCATTTAATACTGAAGAAGAACAGATTTACTGGGAAGATGAAACAGTAAAATACTGTCATGATTTTATAAAGTATATTGGAATTGATCCAGAAGAAATAACTTTTATTGAATCTTGGTGGGAAGGCGGAGGAAACGCAGGCCCGTGTTATGAAATCTGTGTTAGAGGAGTGGAATTAGCAACACTTGTTTTTATAAAATATAAAACACTTCCA
- the rpl12p gene encoding 50S ribosomal protein P1 — protein MEYIYAAMLLHTAGQEINEGNVTKVLEAAGADVDDARVKALIAALEDVDIEEAMEKTAVAAAAPAAGAVAPAAEEKEEEEEEEEEEEEKEEEAAAGLGALFG, from the coding sequence ATGGAATATATATACGCAGCAATGTTATTGCACACAGCAGGTCAGGAAATTAACGAAGGAAATGTAACAAAAGTATTAGAAGCAGCAGGAGCAGATGTAGATGATGCAAGAGTAAAAGCATTAATCGCAGCACTTGAAGATGTAGACATCGAAGAAGCAATGGAGAAAACCGCAGTAGCAGCGGCAGCTCCAGCAGCAGGTGCAGTAGCTCCAGCAGCAGAAGAAAAAGAAGAAGAGGAAGAAGAGGAAGAAGAAGAGGAAGAAAAAGAAGAAGAAGCCGCAGCAGGTCTCGGCGCTCTCTTCGGATAA
- a CDS encoding 50S ribosomal protein L10: MAHVAEWKKEEVNDIKELIKTHNVVGMANLADIPAPQLQKMRQNLKDTTVIKMSRKTLMSLALSESEKSNIDALSEHMEGQPALIFTDMNPFKLFKILEASKTAAPAKAGSIAPSDIVVPKGDTAFNPGPILGELQKVGIPAKIEKGKIVITKDKVIVAEGEAVPRDVAGILTRLDIQPMEVGIDLVAAYEDETIYTSDLLTIDEEKTLSDIQRAFSQALNLSVNASVYTKDAMPIIIQNASAKAMNLALNAEILTSKTTDLLLSKAYSQMLALASDLSDINDEALDDELLDKLKSRPKAVEVKEEEKEEDKEDEEEEEEEKEEDAAAGLGALFG, translated from the coding sequence ATGGCTCATGTTGCTGAATGGAAAAAAGAAGAAGTAAATGACATTAAAGAGCTTATTAAAACTCATAATGTGGTGGGTATGGCTAATCTGGCCGACATACCAGCTCCCCAACTCCAGAAAATGCGACAAAACTTGAAGGACACTACAGTCATTAAAATGTCAAGGAAGACATTGATGAGCTTAGCTTTGAGTGAATCTGAAAAATCCAACATAGATGCGCTCAGTGAACATATGGAAGGTCAACCTGCATTGATCTTCACTGATATGAATCCGTTTAAACTCTTTAAGATTCTTGAAGCCAGTAAAACTGCAGCACCAGCAAAAGCTGGAAGCATAGCTCCGTCAGACATTGTAGTACCTAAAGGTGACACTGCTTTTAATCCGGGCCCTATTCTTGGAGAACTTCAAAAGGTAGGTATTCCTGCAAAAATTGAAAAAGGAAAAATTGTTATAACCAAAGATAAAGTAATTGTTGCTGAAGGAGAAGCAGTCCCCCGGGATGTTGCAGGTATTCTTACCAGACTTGATATCCAGCCGATGGAAGTTGGAATTGACCTGGTAGCGGCTTATGAGGATGAAACAATATACACATCTGACCTTCTAACAATAGATGAAGAGAAAACACTGTCAGATATACAAAGAGCATTCTCTCAAGCATTGAATTTGTCAGTAAATGCATCTGTGTACACTAAAGATGCTATGCCAATTATAATACAGAATGCTTCAGCTAAAGCGATGAATCTGGCATTAAATGCTGAAATACTCACATCAAAAACAACAGATTTACTGTTATCCAAGGCTTACTCACAGATGTTAGCATTAGCATCTGATTTATCAGACATAAATGATGAAGCACTTGATGATGAACTTCTGGACAAACTGAAATCACGCCCAAAGGCTGTTGAAGTTAAAGAGGAAGAAAAAGAAGAAGATAAAGAAGATGAAGAAGAAGAGGAAGAAGAAAAAGAAGAAGATGCAGCAGCAGGGTTAGGTGCCTTGTTTGGCTAA
- a CDS encoding 50S ribosomal protein L1, whose amino-acid sequence MNQEILEAVKKAKSESKPRNFTQSIDVVINIKDLDVKKPENRFDEEVFLPNGRGKGIKIAFIADGELAVQAKNAGADLVISKNDLEDLGKDRKKAKKMANEYTFFVAQADMMPQVGRFLGPVLGPRKKMPKPVPASIKPDPIMERLNNTVKVRIKDQPVIQAIVGSQDMDDEQIADNVEAVLGILDRKLEKGRNQIKSMYIKTTMGPVARVI is encoded by the coding sequence ATGAATCAAGAGATATTGGAAGCGGTGAAGAAGGCTAAGAGCGAATCTAAGCCGAGAAACTTCACACAGTCTATAGATGTTGTTATAAACATCAAAGATTTAGACGTGAAAAAACCAGAAAACAGATTTGATGAAGAAGTCTTCCTTCCAAATGGACGTGGTAAAGGCATAAAAATTGCCTTTATAGCAGATGGTGAACTGGCAGTTCAGGCAAAAAATGCCGGTGCAGATCTTGTAATCAGCAAAAATGATTTGGAAGATCTTGGAAAGGACCGGAAAAAGGCCAAAAAAATGGCCAATGAATACACATTTTTTGTTGCACAGGCAGATATGATGCCTCAAGTCGGTAGATTTTTAGGACCAGTTCTTGGGCCTCGAAAAAAGATGCCAAAACCAGTTCCAGCATCAATTAAACCAGATCCAATAATGGAAAGACTTAATAATACAGTAAAAGTTAGAATAAAGGATCAGCCAGTTATCCAGGCAATTGTTGGTTCCCAGGATATGGACGATGAGCAAATTGCAGATAATGTGGAAGCTGTGCTTGGAATTTTAGACAGAAAACTGGAGAAAGGAAGAAACCAGATAAAATCCATGTATATAAAAACAACCATGGGTCCAGTAGCGAGGGTGATCTAA
- a CDS encoding 50S ribosomal protein L11 codes for MAKETVEILIEGGKATPGPPLGPAIGPLGINMMQVVEQINSKTSDFAGIKVPVKIIVDVGTKEFEVKVGTPPTTALILDELNIEKGSQDPGMDKVADLSIEQALKIAKMKYDSLLSNDYKMATKEVIGTCVSMGLTVDGKDPKIAQKDIDEGVYDEQFQ; via the coding sequence ATGGCAAAAGAAACAGTAGAAATTCTTATTGAAGGCGGAAAAGCAACACCAGGACCACCATTGGGCCCTGCAATTGGACCGCTCGGTATTAACATGATGCAAGTTGTAGAGCAGATAAACAGCAAAACTTCAGATTTTGCAGGAATTAAAGTTCCAGTAAAAATCATAGTGGATGTTGGAACAAAAGAATTTGAAGTTAAAGTAGGTACACCTCCAACAACTGCACTTATATTAGATGAACTAAATATTGAAAAAGGTTCTCAAGATCCTGGAATGGACAAAGTTGCCGATCTATCTATAGAACAGGCACTTAAAATCGCCAAGATGAAATACGATTCATTACTTTCAAATGATTATAAAATGGCCACAAAAGAAGTTATAGGAACATGCGTAAGCATGGGATTAACTGTAGATGGTAAAGATCCTAAAATCGCACAGAAAGATATTGATGAAGGCGTATACGACGAACAATTTCAATAA
- a CDS encoding transcription elongation factor Spt5 has product MIYAFRTLVGQEKNVARLLARNVKNSDLEVNSILVPDTLRGYILVETSSKLDMQDPALKVPNLRGSVEGEITFEEIKNFLNPEPIIASVKKGSIVELISGPFKGERAKVVRIDESKEEVVLELIEAAIPIPVTVKGDQIRLIQKEAD; this is encoded by the coding sequence TTGATTTATGCATTCAGAACCCTTGTAGGACAGGAAAAAAATGTTGCAAGATTACTTGCAAGAAATGTTAAAAATAGTGATCTTGAGGTAAATTCTATACTTGTTCCAGATACATTAAGAGGTTATATTCTGGTTGAAACATCCTCAAAACTTGATATGCAAGATCCTGCACTAAAAGTCCCGAATTTAAGGGGATCAGTTGAAGGTGAAATAACCTTTGAAGAAATTAAAAACTTTTTAAACCCAGAACCCATAATAGCTTCAGTAAAAAAAGGAAGTATTGTAGAACTTATATCAGGCCCTTTTAAAGGAGAGAGGGCTAAAGTTGTTAGAATAGATGAATCCAAGGAAGAAGTAGTTTTAGAACTTATTGAAGCTGCAATTCCAATCCCAGTTACGGTCAAAGGTGACCAGATAAGATTAATACAGAAGGAGGCAGATTAA
- a CDS encoding protein translocase SEC61 complex subunit gamma: MNLNSESISQFIKQCRRVLYISKRPDREEFQNVSKITGIGIIIIGTIGFIITLIAQLTGFL; encoded by the coding sequence ATGAATTTAAATAGTGAATCTATCTCCCAATTTATAAAACAGTGCAGAAGAGTTCTGTACATATCGAAAAGACCGGATAGAGAAGAATTTCAAAATGTATCAAAAATTACAGGAATAGGAATTATAATAATAGGGACAATAGGGTTTATAATAACCTTAATAGCCCAGCTAACCGGTTTTCTATAG
- the ftsZ gene encoding cell division protein FtsZ, producing MKSLINNTLKESEVRRERRPRDIQNSIDISDINNDLQDIIEQSKAKILVVGTGGAGNNTVSRLMEIGIEGADTISVNTDAQDLFYSNSHQKILIGKGTCGGLGAGGIPEIGEQSAEESEEQIKERLEGADMVFVTCGLGGGTGTGSAPVIASLAKKIGALTIAVATMPFSAEGLRRRENAEKGLDKLQNAADTVIVIPNDKLLEVAPNLPINKAFMVTDELLGRAVKGITELITKPGLVALDFADIRSIMKESGMAMIGMGESESGDRAIESVHEALNSPLLDLDISNAKGALINISGSSDLTLHEAEKIVQIVADELDPDANIIWGTQIQEELQNVIRTTLVVAGVKSPHIFGVPAEREYMEEETKDSVKESALEEFIDGVF from the coding sequence TTGAAATCTCTTATAAATAATACATTAAAAGAATCAGAAGTGAGAAGAGAGAGAAGACCTAGGGATATACAAAATAGCATCGATATATCAGATATTAACAATGATCTACAAGATATCATAGAACAAAGCAAAGCTAAGATATTGGTTGTTGGAACTGGTGGGGCTGGAAATAATACAGTTTCAAGATTAATGGAAATAGGAATAGAAGGAGCAGACACAATAAGCGTTAATACGGATGCTCAGGATCTTTTCTATTCTAACTCACATCAGAAGATATTGATAGGTAAAGGAACATGCGGTGGTCTGGGTGCTGGAGGTATACCTGAAATAGGTGAACAAAGCGCCGAAGAAAGCGAAGAACAGATAAAAGAACGGTTAGAAGGGGCTGACATGGTTTTCGTAACATGTGGTCTTGGAGGGGGTACTGGAACAGGCTCAGCTCCAGTTATTGCCAGTTTAGCCAAAAAAATCGGCGCATTAACCATTGCTGTTGCAACAATGCCTTTCAGTGCTGAAGGACTTAGAAGACGTGAAAATGCTGAAAAAGGATTAGATAAACTTCAAAATGCAGCAGATACAGTTATTGTAATACCCAATGATAAATTACTGGAAGTAGCACCAAATCTACCTATTAATAAAGCATTCATGGTTACAGATGAACTTCTGGGCAGAGCTGTTAAAGGAATAACAGAGCTTATTACAAAGCCAGGGCTGGTGGCTCTTGATTTTGCAGACATTAGAAGCATAATGAAAGAGTCTGGAATGGCAATGATAGGTATGGGTGAATCTGAATCTGGTGATAGGGCAATAGAATCAGTTCATGAGGCATTAAATAGCCCATTACTTGATCTGGATATTTCAAATGCTAAAGGTGCCCTGATAAACATATCAGGAAGCTCTGATTTAACATTGCATGAGGCAGAAAAGATTGTTCAGATAGTTGCTGATGAATTAGATCCGGATGCAAACATAATTTGGGGTACTCAGATACAGGAAGAGCTTCAGAATGTTATCAGGACAACACTCGTAGTGGCCGGAGTAAAATCACCCCATATATTCGGCGTACCTGCAGAACGTGAATATATGGAGGAAGAAACTAAAGATTCGGTTAAAGAATCAGCTTTAGAAGAATTTATAGATGGTGTTTTCTAA
- a CDS encoding pyruvate kinase alpha/beta domain-containing protein: protein MEKTINYFENKGAENTDKVIELVKQRKEELGIKKIVIASVSGKSALKLREAIKDVDIVSITHHAGFKEKGKLEITQENIEKLRENDITFYAGSHALSGVGRGISNKFGGITPVEIIAATLRLFGQGIKVCVEISIMAADAGLIPVDEEIIAIGGTAWGVDAAVVLKAANMSNFFDLQIKEIIAMPRS, encoded by the coding sequence ATGGAAAAAACCATTAATTATTTTGAAAATAAAGGGGCAGAAAATACAGATAAAGTAATAGAACTTGTAAAGCAAAGGAAAGAAGAATTAGGCATAAAAAAAATTGTTATCGCGTCCGTATCCGGAAAAAGTGCTTTGAAATTACGTGAAGCAATAAAAGATGTGGATATAGTTAGTATAACTCATCATGCAGGCTTTAAAGAAAAAGGAAAGCTGGAAATAACTCAGGAAAATATAGAAAAACTCAGAGAAAATGACATTACTTTTTATGCTGGTTCTCATGCATTAAGTGGTGTTGGAAGAGGTATTTCTAACAAATTTGGTGGTATAACACCTGTTGAGATAATTGCAGCTACTTTGCGACTCTTTGGCCAAGGAATAAAAGTTTGCGTTGAAATTAGCATTATGGCTGCAGATGCGGGCTTAATTCCTGTAGATGAAGAAATTATTGCAATTGGGGGGACTGCATGGGGCGTAGACGCTGCAGTAGTTTTAAAAGCAGCCAATATGAGCAATTTCTTCGATCTTCAAATTAAAGAGATCATTGCCATGCCGAGATCTTAA
- the comA gene encoding phosphosulfolactate synthase: MKAFNFITPDRTTKPRKNGITMMLDKGMGLNALKDLMEVSGEYIDLAKFGWGTSALHDRNLIKEKTEMYLSYDVNPYPGGTLFELAFMKNKFTEFLDEADKLGFKAIEISDGSTNISFEDRLEMIYKVKENGFLVITEVGKKNPVEDHKLDIDNRVDIINSDLNAGADRILIEAREGGKDLGIYDECGEVKEDELESLIKHANMNKLIWEAPLKNQQAYLILKFGANVNLGNIAPEEITALETMRRGLRGDTLGKVNL; encoded by the coding sequence ATGAAAGCATTTAACTTTATTACGCCAGATAGAACCACCAAGCCCCGTAAAAATGGAATTACAATGATGTTAGATAAGGGCATGGGTTTAAATGCCTTGAAAGATTTAATGGAAGTATCTGGTGAATATATTGACCTTGCCAAGTTCGGTTGGGGAACATCAGCCCTACATGATAGAAATCTCATAAAAGAAAAGACTGAAATGTATTTATCCTACGATGTGAATCCTTATCCGGGTGGAACACTATTTGAGCTTGCATTCATGAAAAATAAATTTACTGAATTTTTAGATGAAGCTGATAAATTAGGATTTAAAGCTATTGAGATATCCGACGGCTCTACAAACATATCATTTGAAGATAGATTAGAAATGATATATAAAGTAAAAGAAAATGGTTTTTTAGTTATTACAGAAGTTGGGAAAAAAAACCCTGTTGAAGATCATAAATTAGATATTGATAATCGAGTAGATATTATTAATTCCGATCTAAATGCCGGTGCGGACAGAATACTGATTGAAGCACGTGAGGGAGGAAAAGATCTGGGAATTTATGATGAATGCGGAGAAGTTAAGGAAGATGAACTTGAAAGTCTTATAAAACATGCCAATATGAATAAATTAATCTGGGAAGCTCCTCTTAAAAACCAGCAAGCTTATTTAATTTTAAAGTTCGGAGCAAATGTAAATCTCGGCAATATAGCACCAGAAGAGATAACAGCTCTCGAAACTATGAGAAGAGGGCTTAGAGGAGACACTTTAGGCAAGGTGAATCTTTAA
- a CDS encoding ATP-binding cassette domain-containing protein: MIEEITIIGGYDKQGNKEPVEEVIIKKGEIFGVVGPTGSGKSSLIADIEQLAQEDTFSRRKILVDSKEPSYEDRTNPRRKMVAQLSQNMNFLADMSVGDFLTLHAKCRGASDKCVNAVVELANTLTGEPIKKEHDLTILSGGQSRALMVADVAIISNSPIVLIDEIENAGIRKHDALKALAGHGKIVMVVTHDPVLALMTDKRIVMKNGGMQNVVHTSKKEKRISKKLNKIDELMLNLRDRVRNGEILEDIEHIEI; encoded by the coding sequence ATGATAGAAGAAATCACAATTATTGGGGGTTATGACAAGCAGGGAAATAAAGAACCTGTGGAAGAAGTTATAATCAAAAAAGGAGAAATATTTGGAGTTGTAGGTCCCACTGGAAGTGGAAAAAGCTCGCTTATTGCCGATATTGAACAGCTTGCCCAGGAAGACACATTTTCAAGAAGAAAAATTCTTGTAGACAGTAAAGAGCCCAGTTATGAAGATAGAACCAATCCAAGAAGAAAAATGGTGGCGCAGCTATCTCAAAATATGAATTTTTTAGCTGACATGAGTGTTGGGGATTTTTTAACACTCCACGCCAAATGCAGGGGAGCAAGTGATAAATGCGTTAATGCCGTGGTTGAACTTGCAAACACGCTTACTGGAGAACCCATAAAGAAGGAACACGATCTCACCATATTAAGCGGAGGACAGTCAAGAGCCCTTATGGTGGCTGATGTGGCCATTATAAGCAATTCCCCTATTGTATTGATTGATGAAATTGAAAATGCAGGTATACGAAAACATGACGCCCTTAAAGCCCTTGCAGGACATGGAAAAATAGTTATGGTTGTAACACATGACCCTGTACTTGCTTTAATGACAGATAAGCGGATTGTTATGAAAAATGGCGGTATGCAGAACGTTGTACATACAAGTAAAAAAGAAAAACGCATATCTAAAAAATTAAATAAAATAGATGAATTAATGCTTAATTTAAGAGATAGAGTAAGAAATGGAGAAATACTTGAAGACATAGAACATATTGAGATTTAA
- a CDS encoding GTP-binding protein, whose product MRMIIVAGTPGSGKTAVLMHALKSLNERKFKSSVVKVDCLYTDDDKKFAKIGVPTKVGLSMDMCPDHYAIYNIEDMISWALENESDFLVMETAGLCHRCAPYTMNCLGVCVIDATSGPNTPLKVGPFLSTADVAVITKGDMISQAEREIFRERVLEVNPNCKVIEANGLSGQGCVELAEEMLKSKEVALDQEKLRHSAPLAVCTLCVGETKVNKKYHRGILRRIDGFQKYEGE is encoded by the coding sequence ATGAGAATGATAATCGTTGCTGGAACTCCCGGATCTGGAAAGACTGCAGTTTTAATGCATGCATTAAAAAGTCTGAATGAGAGAAAATTTAAATCATCAGTGGTTAAAGTGGATTGCCTTTACACAGATGACGATAAAAAATTTGCAAAAATTGGTGTTCCAACTAAAGTAGGGCTTTCAATGGATATGTGTCCAGATCACTATGCGATTTACAACATAGAAGATATGATAAGCTGGGCTTTAGAAAATGAGTCAGATTTTTTAGTTATGGAAACAGCAGGGCTCTGTCACCGTTGTGCCCCTTATACCATGAATTGTCTTGGAGTATGTGTTATAGATGCAACAAGTGGCCCAAATACTCCCTTAAAAGTAGGTCCTTTCTTGAGCACTGCTGATGTTGCTGTTATTACCAAAGGAGATATGATTTCCCAGGCAGAACGTGAAATATTCAGAGAAAGAGTTTTGGAGGTTAATCCTAATTGCAAAGTAATAGAAGCTAATGGGCTTAGCGGCCAGGGATGTGTGGAACTTGCTGAAGAAATGTTGAAATCCAAAGAAGTAGCTCTTGACCAAGAAAAATTAAGGCATTCAGCCCCCCTTGCAGTATGTACGCTTTGTGTGGGTGAAACAAAAGTAAATAAAAAATATCACCGCGGTATACTTAGAAGAATTGACGGTTTCCAGAAATATGAGGGGGAATAA
- a CDS encoding (Fe-S)-binding protein, which yields MTNSSNSNHRQKIIKLLPGFQCGICGYARCDEFAEALLRKHATLEECRFLLQETFAKNRANLEKILREEKIIPEEEKIIGLLDGYEADIILNALPEEHSCRETLFPFTREELKVGDIIRYRPLGCPIIHFAEIIEENHGLIVVHIVGPCHRLDEEADFEFKDIGVCMVGGFEGIIEGKLPAVGETVRFLPGHCMMQKVHSGVVVQLVGRRAIIEGIDLKVWAPPIKGER from the coding sequence ATGACAAACAGTTCCAACTCAAATCATCGCCAGAAGATTATTAAATTACTTCCAGGTTTTCAATGTGGAATTTGTGGATACGCAAGGTGCGATGAATTTGCTGAAGCGCTTTTAAGGAAGCATGCTACCCTTGAAGAATGCAGATTCCTGCTTCAAGAAACATTCGCCAAAAATCGGGCTAATTTGGAGAAAATACTCAGGGAAGAGAAAATAATTCCCGAAGAAGAGAAAATAATTGGTTTACTGGATGGATATGAAGCAGATATTATTTTAAATGCTCTTCCTGAGGAACATTCTTGTAGAGAAACTCTATTTCCTTTTACAAGAGAAGAACTTAAAGTTGGAGATATCATTAGATACAGACCTCTCGGATGTCCTATTATTCATTTTGCGGAGATAATTGAAGAAAATCATGGATTAATTGTTGTTCATATAGTTGGACCCTGCCACAGACTTGATGAAGAAGCAGATTTTGAATTCAAGGATATTGGCGTTTGTATGGTGGGAGGATTTGAGGGAATAATTGAAGGGAAGCTTCCAGCAGTTGGGGAAACTGTGAGATTTCTCCCAGGACACTGCATGATGCAGAAGGTTCATTCTGGCGTTGTTGTCCAGCTTGTAGGTAGAAGAGCTATTATTGAAGGTATTGACCTTAAAGTATGGGCCCCTCCGATTAAAGGGGAAAGATAA
- a CDS encoding bile acid:sodium symporter family protein, with translation MDVILQQVANLSILIYIVSTMLYMGLSFFPKQFIEPLKNKKLILKSLAANFMLLPIITYIILQIIPLQQGLAIGLVLMATGAGSPFMLKIVQFIKADMAFAVGLMLILSTVTLIYMPLVLSLLLPGISINPVSIATSLLVLIFLPLIGGTALKWRYNNIAKTIKPVFNQISNIFIFLVIILYLGLNYPDFISVFGTGALIATITFVLTGFLIGYFLGGPSKNTKTVLGMGTAIRNSSAAFVVAFANFSANYDVMAMIIVVYMLSIIIMMFISGEISKRTGKVSENV, from the coding sequence ATGGATGTTATTCTTCAGCAAGTCGCTAATTTAAGCATTTTAATCTATATTGTTTCAACGATGTTATATATGGGGCTGAGTTTTTTTCCAAAACAGTTTATAGAACCTCTAAAAAATAAAAAGCTGATATTGAAATCTTTAGCTGCAAATTTCATGCTTTTGCCCATTATAACTTATATAATTCTCCAAATAATCCCTCTTCAACAAGGACTTGCAATTGGACTGGTTTTAATGGCTACAGGGGCTGGATCGCCATTTATGCTTAAAATTGTCCAATTTATAAAGGCAGATATGGCATTTGCAGTAGGTTTAATGCTTATATTATCAACCGTGACTCTAATTTACATGCCGCTGGTACTATCTCTTCTTTTACCTGGCATTTCAATCAATCCAGTATCCATAGCGACTTCATTACTGGTTTTGATATTTTTACCATTAATTGGTGGAACGGCCTTAAAATGGAGATATAACAATATAGCTAAAACAATTAAACCAGTATTTAATCAAATATCAAATATATTCATATTTTTAGTGATAATTCTATATTTAGGGCTTAATTATCCGGATTTTATCTCAGTATTCGGCACAGGGGCACTTATAGCCACCATAACCTTTGTACTTACAGGTTTTTTGATTGGATATTTTTTAGGTGGACCTTCCAAAAATACAAAAACAGTGCTTGGAATGGGTACTGCAATACGAAACTCATCTGCAGCCTTTGTAGTCGCTTTTGCCAATTTCAGCGCAAATTATGATGTAATGGCCATGATAATTGTTGTTTATATGCTCAGTATTATCATAATGATGTTTATTTCAGGAGAAATTAGTAAACGAACAGGAAAAGTTTCAGAAAATGTATAG